A genomic segment from Corylus avellana chromosome ca5, CavTom2PMs-1.0 encodes:
- the LOC132180278 gene encoding uncharacterized protein LOC132180278, translating to MLEDNVDARLTLAFLLLEEAKEDEAISLLTPPKDLDSIDRLLPEKSKPWWLNEKVKLKLALIYRAKGMLQDFVDAIFPLVRESLYVETLHPKVKVKKRLSRRVLFERVKVLEDHGTENLFSRFRPVAPSSDLSKAARAKRLLQKKETLREKKKAEALASGADWQSDYSDDEQPQEVLREPPLPNLLKDEEHHSLIIDLCKSLASLRRYWEALEIINLTLRLAHNMLSAEKKEELRSLGAQIAYNTTDPKHGFDCVKYIVQQHSYSLSAWNCYYKVVSRLENRDSRHCKFLRAMLGKLLDCVPPIIIYGHQFTMASNHQHAASKYLEAYKLLPENPLINLCVGTSLINLALGFRLQNKHQCLAQGLAFLYNNSRLCENSQEALYNIARAYHHVGLVTLAASYYEKVLAVREKDYPIPKLPCENPDMVENQKPGYCDLRREAAYNLHLIYKKSGAFDLARQVLKDHCTI from the exons ATGCTTGAGGATAATGTTGATGCCCGATTAACTCTCGCTTTCCTTCTTCTAGAAGAAGCTAAGGAAGATGAAGCAATTTCATTGCTAACTCCTCCAAAAGATTTAG ACTCTATTGATCGACTACTGCCTGAAAAATCTAAACCATGGTGGCTAAATGAAAAGGTGAAATTGAAGCTTGCTCTCATATATAGAGCTAAAGGGATGCTTCAGGACTTTGTGGATGCAATCTTCCCTTTGGTTCGTGAGTCATTATATGTTGAAACTCTTCATCCTAAG GTTAAAGTGAAAAAGAGGCTCTCGAGAAGAGTTCTGTTTGAAAGAGTTAAAGTACTGGAAGATCATGGAACTGAGAACTTATTTTCTAGATTTAGACCAGTAGCTCCTTCATCGGACCT GTCAAAAGCTGCTAGAGCAAAGCGGTTACTTCAGAAGAAGGAAACattaagggagaaaaagaaagccGAGGCACTGGCTTCAGGGGCTGATTGGCAAAGTGATTATTCAGATGATGAGCAACCG CAAGAAGTGCTCCGAGAACCTCCCCTGCCTAATCTTCTAAAAGATGAAGAGCATCATAGCCTTATAATAGAT TTGTGTAAATCACTGGCTTCCTTGAGAAGGTATTGGGAAGCATTGGAGATTATTAATCTCACTCTAAGATTAGCTCATAACATGCTGTCTGCAGAGAAGAAGGAGGAGCTTCGATCTCTTGGAGCTC AGATAGCATACAATACAACGGATCCTAAGCATGGATTTGACTGTGTAAAATACATTGTTCAGCAGCATTCATACAGCCTCTCGGCCTGGAATTGCTATTACAAAGTAGTTTCAAG ACTGGAGAATCGTGATTCAAGGCATTGCAAGTTTCTCCGTGCTATGTTAGGCAAACTTCTAGATTGTGTACCTCCCATTATCATATATGGGCATCAGTTTACCATGGCCAGCAACCATCAACATGCTGCGAGTAAATACCTTGAAGCTTATAAACTGCTGCCAGAGAATCCCTTAATTAATCTGTGTGTCG GAACTTCCTTGATTAATTTAGCCCTAGGATTCAGACTTCAAAACAAGCATCAATGTCTTGCCCAAGGCTTGGCTTTCCTCTACAACAATTCACGTCTTTGTGAGAACAGCCAG GAAGCGTTATATAACATAGCCCGGGCATATCATCATGTTGGCCTTGTAACTCTTGCAGCTTCATATTATGAGAAAGTGCTTGCAGTTCGTGAGAAAGATTACCCCATCCCAAAGCTTCCTTGCGAGAATCCAGACATGGTCGAAAATCAGAAACCAGGCTATTGTGACCTCCGCAGAGAAGCAGCTTACAATCTGCATCTTATCTACAAAAAAAGTGGAGCATTTGATCTTGCTAGGCAAGTCTTGAAAGATCATTGTACCATTTAA
- the LOC132180279 gene encoding uncharacterized protein ycf45 isoform X1 translates to MSSTTILSAKPSFSLKRSRNPLSRCNWLSMKTSHSCLRLAPRMRLAGIAFCEAPYNAATHLVVQDDLDALLQILPCDLRDNLLNEPKRSQLLEVILDLGRFPEARYLGEFGGQYLRSSKVSVKELEYAQNAVGEFGGDNRAGIEGTLHRISAIRSRNGMIVGLTCRVGRAVSGHVDMVYDLLQYGKSILFVGRPGVGKTTVMREIARILSDEFHKRVVIVDTSNEIGGDGNVPHSAIGGARRMQVPEPSMQHRIMIEAVENHMPEVIMVDEIGTEAETHACRSIAERGVMLIGTAHGQRLENIIKNPTLSDLVGGVETVTLGDGEARARNSQKTILERQAPPTFDFLIEMRDRHYWIAHKTEKSVDMLLRGKNPQVEVRKRDKKFKVVIERSKAYDTCDP, encoded by the exons ATGAGTTCAACGACAATATTGTCGGCTAAACCCTCATTCTCGCTGAAACGAAGCCGGAACCCACTCAGCAGGTGCAACTGGCTGTCCATGAAAACGAGCCATTCTTGTCTCCGATTGGCACCGCGCATGAGGCTTGCCGGTATCGCATTCTGTGAAGCACCATACAACGCTGCTACCCATTTGGTGGTGCAGGACGATCTCGACGCTCTCTTGCAG ATTCTTCCATGTGACTTACGTGACAATCTCCTAAATGAACCTAAGAGAAGCCAACTTTTAGAG GTTATTTTGGATCTGGGTCGTTTTCCAGAAGCACGCTATCTTGGTGAATTTGGAGGGCAGTATCTTAGGAGTAGTAAG GTGTCAGTGAAGGAGTTGGAGTACGCTCAAAATGCTGTTGGAGAATTTGGAGGGGACAATAGAGCTGGCATTGAAGGTACCTTGCACAGGATATCTGCAATCAGGAGTAGAAATGGGATGATAGTTGGTTTGACTTGCCGAGTTGGCAGGGCAGTCAGTGGACATGTTGACATGGTTTATGATCTGCTTCAGTATGGGAAGAGCATCTTGTTTGTTGGAAG GCCTGGGGTTGGCAAGACGACTGTTATGCGAGAGATTGCCCGCATCTTGTCAGATGAATTTCACAAAAGAGTG GTGATTGTCGACACAAGCAATGAAATAGGTGGGGATGGGAATGTTCCACATTCAGCGATAGGAGGCGCACGAAGAATGCAGGTACCAGAACCATCCATGCAACATAGAATCATGATTGAGGCAGTAGAGAATCACATGCCTGAGGTGATCATGGTTGATGAGATTGGCACAGAAGCTGAAACTCATGCTTGCCGCTCAATTGCCGAGAGAGGCGTCATGCTTATTGGTACTGCTCATGGACAGCGGCTTGAGAATATAATAAAGAACCCTACACTCTCTGACCTG GTTGGAGGAGTAGAAACTGTTACTTTGGGAGATGGTGAAGCCCGAGCTAGAAATAGTCAAAAAACCATTCTAGAAAGGCAAGCTCCACCAACATTTGATTTCTTGATTGAGATGAGAGACAGGCATTATTGGATTGCACATAAG ACAGAGAAGAGCGTGGACATGTTGCTTCGAGGCAAAAACCCTCAGGTTGAG GTCAGGAAAAGGGATAAAAAATTCAAGGTTGTAATAGAAAGATCAAAAGCATATGACACATGTGACccttaa
- the LOC132180280 gene encoding chlorophyll a-b binding protein CP26, chloroplastic: MASLAASTAAASLGVSEMLGNPLNFSGAARASAPTASSPATFKTVALFSKKKAPPPKSKPAAVSPISEELAKWYGPDRRIFLPDGLLDRSEIPEYLTGEVPGDYGYDPFGLSKKPEDFAKYQAFELIHGRWAMLGAAGFIIPEAFNKFGANCGPEAVWFKTGALLLDGNTLNYFGKNIPINLVLAVVAEVVLVGGAEYYRITNGLDLEDKLHPGGPFDPLGLANDPDQAAILKVKEIKNGRLAMFAMLGFFIQAYVTGEGPVENLAKHLSDPFGNNLLTVIAGTAERAPTL; the protein is encoded by the exons ATGGCTTCTCTGGCTGCATCCACGGCAGCTGCCTCCCTTGGTGTGTCTGAAATGCTCGGGAACCCTCTCAACTTCAGCGGTGCTGCAAGGGCATCAGCTCCAACCGCCTCCAGCCCGGCCACCTTCAAGACTGTTGCACTTTTCTCCAAGAAGAAGGCACCGCCACCCAAGTCCAAGCCTGCTGCTGTTTCTCCGATAAGCGAAGAGCTTGCCAAGTGGTATG GTCCCGACAGAAGGATTTTCTTGCCGGATGGTCTCTTGGACCGATCTGAGATCCCGGAATACTTGACCGGAGAAGTACCCGGAGA CTATGGTTATGATCCATTTGGGCTTAGCAAGAAGCCAGAGGACTTCGCCAA ATATCAGGCATTTGAGTTGATTCACGGCCGTTGGGCCATGCTTGGTGCGGCCGGATTCATTATCCCAGAGGCCTTCAACAAATTTGGTGCCAACTGTGGCCCCGAGGCTGTGTGGTTCAAG ACCGGAGCCCTATTGCTCGATGGGAACACATTGAACTACTTTGGGAAGAACATCCCCATCAATCTCGTTCTTGCTGTCGTTGCTGAGGTTGTTCTTGTTGGTGGTGCAGAATATTACAGAATCACCAATGGCTTG GACTTGGAGGACAAGCTTCACCCAGGTGGTCCATTTGATCCATTGGGGCTTGCAAATGACCCGGACCAGGCTGCAATTCTAAAGGTGAAGGAGATTAAGAATGGTAGGCTTGCAATGTTTGCGATGCTGGGTTTCTTCATTCAAGCCTATGTGACCGGAGAAGGCCCTGTTGAGAACCTTGCAAAACATCTCAGCGATCCCTTTGGCAACAACTTGCTCACTGTGATTGCTGGAACTGCGGAAAGAGCTCCAActctgtga
- the LOC132180279 gene encoding uncharacterized protein ycf45 isoform X2: protein MSSTTILSAKPSFSLKRSRNPLSRCNWLSMKTSHSCLRLAPRMRLAGIAFCEAPYNAATHLVVQDDLDALLQILPCDLRDNLLNEPKRSQLLEVSVKELEYAQNAVGEFGGDNRAGIEGTLHRISAIRSRNGMIVGLTCRVGRAVSGHVDMVYDLLQYGKSILFVGRPGVGKTTVMREIARILSDEFHKRVVIVDTSNEIGGDGNVPHSAIGGARRMQVPEPSMQHRIMIEAVENHMPEVIMVDEIGTEAETHACRSIAERGVMLIGTAHGQRLENIIKNPTLSDLVGGVETVTLGDGEARARNSQKTILERQAPPTFDFLIEMRDRHYWIAHKTEKSVDMLLRGKNPQVEVRKRDKKFKVVIERSKAYDTCDP from the exons ATGAGTTCAACGACAATATTGTCGGCTAAACCCTCATTCTCGCTGAAACGAAGCCGGAACCCACTCAGCAGGTGCAACTGGCTGTCCATGAAAACGAGCCATTCTTGTCTCCGATTGGCACCGCGCATGAGGCTTGCCGGTATCGCATTCTGTGAAGCACCATACAACGCTGCTACCCATTTGGTGGTGCAGGACGATCTCGACGCTCTCTTGCAG ATTCTTCCATGTGACTTACGTGACAATCTCCTAAATGAACCTAAGAGAAGCCAACTTTTAGAG GTGTCAGTGAAGGAGTTGGAGTACGCTCAAAATGCTGTTGGAGAATTTGGAGGGGACAATAGAGCTGGCATTGAAGGTACCTTGCACAGGATATCTGCAATCAGGAGTAGAAATGGGATGATAGTTGGTTTGACTTGCCGAGTTGGCAGGGCAGTCAGTGGACATGTTGACATGGTTTATGATCTGCTTCAGTATGGGAAGAGCATCTTGTTTGTTGGAAG GCCTGGGGTTGGCAAGACGACTGTTATGCGAGAGATTGCCCGCATCTTGTCAGATGAATTTCACAAAAGAGTG GTGATTGTCGACACAAGCAATGAAATAGGTGGGGATGGGAATGTTCCACATTCAGCGATAGGAGGCGCACGAAGAATGCAGGTACCAGAACCATCCATGCAACATAGAATCATGATTGAGGCAGTAGAGAATCACATGCCTGAGGTGATCATGGTTGATGAGATTGGCACAGAAGCTGAAACTCATGCTTGCCGCTCAATTGCCGAGAGAGGCGTCATGCTTATTGGTACTGCTCATGGACAGCGGCTTGAGAATATAATAAAGAACCCTACACTCTCTGACCTG GTTGGAGGAGTAGAAACTGTTACTTTGGGAGATGGTGAAGCCCGAGCTAGAAATAGTCAAAAAACCATTCTAGAAAGGCAAGCTCCACCAACATTTGATTTCTTGATTGAGATGAGAGACAGGCATTATTGGATTGCACATAAG ACAGAGAAGAGCGTGGACATGTTGCTTCGAGGCAAAAACCCTCAGGTTGAG GTCAGGAAAAGGGATAAAAAATTCAAGGTTGTAATAGAAAGATCAAAAGCATATGACACATGTGACccttaa
- the LOC132180281 gene encoding protein TRIGALACTOSYLDIACYLGLYCEROL 5, chloroplastic, with amino-acid sequence MRDESEEKGLVWKLPQVNSKQLGKLGPAFGIGAGCGLGLGIGLLGGAGFGPGIPGLQIGVGFGVGCGVGLGFGYGVGRGIAYDENQRYSNVGKFSGAPVNFPSQDEIGALVDELVINTKKLIRATSREVDKWRR; translated from the exons ATGAGAGACGAAAGCGAGGAGAAGGGTTTGGTGTGGAAGCTTCCGCAGGTGAACTCGAAGCAACTGGGTAAGCTGGGCCCCGCCTTCGGCATCGGCGCCGGCTGCGGTCTTGGTCTCGGCATCGGCCTTCTCGGTG GTGCAGGCTTTGGTCCTGGAATTCCCGGCTTACAAATTGGTGTTGGATTTGGTGTTGGATGTGGGGTTGGTTTAGGGTTTGGCTATGGTGTGGGGAGGGGCATCGCTTATGATGAGAACCAAAGATACTCTAATGTTGGGAAATTTTCGGGTGCTCCAGTAAATTTTCCGTCTCA GGATGAAATTGGCGCACTTGTTGATGAGCTTGTCATAAATACCAAGAAGCTTATCCGAGCTACGTCGAGAGAGGTTGACAAGTGGAGAAGATGA